The following coding sequences are from one Salvia hispanica cultivar TCC Black 2014 chromosome 3, UniMelb_Shisp_WGS_1.0, whole genome shotgun sequence window:
- the LOC125210027 gene encoding uncharacterized protein LOC125210027: MSSSRRGGDRGKGIAQDQDQSGRRKSRRPSRREVMDEVSRQTAMRLQAEEDHRAAMVLSNMSGGEGYESYHSYGNVNLSSDDDGGNGGGSAQYPPTSAGQVGENDEAVPPPETQTERGKANKKALKSDIFVKHYKKVPVLDATTQKETNEFVAYCNYCDKSYPFFAGGGYGTLHRHLKAKHPIEYGTAKSQTQLNFPSGASETTVGRCTSV, from the exons ATGTCTTCATCTCGTCGTGGTGGTGATCGGGGCAAGGGAATTGCCCAAGACCAAGATCAAAGTGGTCGTCGGAAATCAAGGCGCCCTAGTCGTCGTGAGGTTATGGATGAGGTTTCCCGACAAACCGCTATGCGTTTGCAA GCCGAAGAAGATCATAGGGCTGCCATGGTACTTAGCAACATGAGCGGCGGCGAAGGTTACGAGTCTTATCACTCTTATGGTAACGTGAATTTATCATCCGACGACGACGGTGGTAATGGTGGAGGATCTGCACAATATCCTCCGACGAGCGCCGGACAAGTTGGTGAAAATGATGAAGCGGTTCCTCCTCCTGAAACTCAAACCGAGCGGGGTAAGGCTAATAAGAAGGCCTTGAAATcggatatttttgttaaacattataaaaaagtcCCGGTACTAGATGCAACCACTCAAAAAGAGACCAATGAATTTGTCGCATATTGTAACTATTGCGATAAATCCTACCCCTTTTTTGCCGGTGGGGGCTATGGTACTCTCCATCGTCATTTAAAGGCAAAGCATCCGATCGAATATGGGACCGCCAAATCCCAAACCCAACTAAACTTCCCGTCCGGTGCGTCTGAAACAACAG TTGGACGTTGCACAAGCGTTTGA